The Cellulomonas fulva genome includes a window with the following:
- a CDS encoding Mrp/NBP35 family ATP-binding protein — protein sequence MPDENPTELTAAIRAALATVQDPEIHRPITELGMVRSVDVEGGRVVVGVDLTTPGCPLKETLTRDVTAAVAQVPGVDEVAVQLGVMTAEQRADLRRLLRGTDAEPTIPFAQASSLTKVFAIASGKGGVGKSSVTANLAVAMAADGLRVGVVDADIYGFSIPRMLGVDRPPTKVDDMLLPPEAHGVKVVSIGMFVPPGQPVVWRGPMLHRALQQFLADVFWGDLDVLLLDLPPGTGDIAISVAQLLPGSQIVVVTTPQDAAAEVAERAGSVAVQTRQHVVGVVENMSWLEQPDGSRLEVFGSGGGARVAGRLTDLTGGDVPLLGQVPLDVRLREAGDAGTPVVLTDPGSPAAAALRTVATALATRRRNLAGRSLGLSPTR from the coding sequence GTGCCCGACGAGAACCCCACCGAGCTCACCGCGGCGATCCGCGCGGCCCTCGCGACCGTGCAGGACCCCGAGATCCACCGGCCGATCACCGAGCTCGGCATGGTCCGCTCGGTCGACGTCGAGGGCGGGCGCGTCGTCGTCGGCGTGGACCTGACCACCCCGGGCTGCCCGCTCAAGGAGACCCTGACGCGCGACGTCACCGCCGCGGTCGCCCAGGTGCCCGGCGTGGACGAGGTCGCGGTCCAGCTCGGCGTCATGACGGCCGAGCAGCGGGCGGACCTGCGCCGGCTCCTGCGCGGCACCGACGCCGAGCCGACGATCCCGTTCGCGCAGGCGTCGTCGCTGACCAAGGTGTTCGCGATCGCGTCCGGCAAGGGCGGCGTCGGCAAGTCGTCCGTCACGGCCAACCTCGCGGTCGCCATGGCGGCCGACGGCCTGCGCGTGGGCGTGGTCGACGCGGACATCTACGGCTTCTCGATCCCGCGCATGCTGGGCGTGGACCGGCCGCCGACCAAGGTCGACGACATGCTCCTGCCGCCCGAGGCGCACGGCGTGAAGGTCGTCTCGATCGGCATGTTCGTCCCGCCCGGTCAGCCGGTCGTGTGGCGCGGGCCGATGCTGCACCGCGCGCTGCAGCAGTTCCTCGCGGACGTGTTCTGGGGCGACCTGGACGTGCTGCTCCTCGACCTGCCGCCCGGGACCGGGGACATCGCGATCTCGGTGGCGCAGCTCCTGCCGGGCTCGCAGATCGTCGTCGTGACCACACCCCAGGACGCGGCGGCCGAGGTCGCCGAGCGGGCGGGGTCCGTCGCGGTCCAGACGCGCCAGCACGTCGTGGGCGTGGTCGAGAACATGTCCTGGCTCGAGCAGCCCGACGGGAGCCGGCTCGAGGTCTTCGGGTCGGGGGGCGGCGCACGTGTGGCGGGCCGGCTGACCGACCTCACCGGCGGCGACGTCCCGCTGCTCGGGCAGGTCCCGCTCGACGTGCGGCTGCGGGAGGCGGGCGACGCCGGCACCCCGGTGGTGCTGACCGACCCGGGCTCGCCCGCGGCGGCGGCCCTGCGCACCGTCGCGACGGCGCTGGCCACCCGCCGCCGCAACCTCGCCGGCCGCTCCCTGGGGCTGTCCCCCACCCGCTGA
- a CDS encoding DUF1003 domain-containing protein: MAERLDQPRESRRSFFPRPSTDQDAAGRASESIARFLGTPSFIFWLTIFCIVWLVWNSWGPEGLRFDKASNGFTVLTLMLSLQASYAAPLILLAQNRQADRDRVQAEQDRQRSERNLADTEFLAREMAAVRIALGEVATRDFVRSELRNLLEELATEQAEDDEAEGAHDRAEARAPRSERKGERKRPTA; the protein is encoded by the coding sequence GTGGCTGAGCGCCTGGACCAGCCGCGCGAGTCGCGGCGGTCGTTCTTCCCGCGCCCGTCGACGGACCAGGACGCCGCGGGCCGCGCCTCGGAGAGCATCGCGCGGTTCCTCGGCACGCCGTCGTTCATCTTCTGGCTGACGATCTTCTGCATCGTCTGGCTCGTGTGGAACTCCTGGGGACCCGAAGGGCTGCGGTTCGACAAGGCGAGCAACGGCTTCACCGTCCTCACGCTCATGCTGTCGCTCCAGGCGTCGTACGCCGCGCCCCTGATCCTGCTGGCGCAGAACCGGCAGGCCGACCGCGACCGGGTGCAGGCCGAGCAGGACCGGCAGCGCTCGGAGCGCAACCTCGCCGACACCGAGTTCCTGGCCCGGGAGATGGCGGCGGTCCGCATCGCGCTGGGCGAGGTCGCGACCCGTGACTTCGTCCGCTCGGAGCTGCGCAACCTGCTCGAGGAGCTGGCGACCGAGCAGGCCGAGGACGACGAGGCGGAGGGCGCGCACGACCGTGCGGAGGCGCGTGCGCCCCGGTCCGAGCGCAAGGGCGAGCGCAAGCGGCCGACCGCCTGA
- a CDS encoding magnesium transporter MgtE N-terminal domain-containing protein, producing the protein MSSVGTRVFVARLAGTTVFDPLGDQVGRVRDVVVLVRPKGAPRAVGLVVEVPGRRRVFLPLTRVTAMDPGQVISTGLVNMRRFEQRAFETLAVSELLDRTVDLVDGSGAATVEDVALELQRGGDWLVSKLFVRRVVAGHRGLLRRRGETQLVAVEEVTGLARAAGQQGADLLLAQYEDLKPADLADVLHDLGTTRRLEVATALDNERLADVLEELPEDDQVAILQGLELGRAADVLEAMQPDDAADLLGELPDDQAAELLGLMEPEEAKDVRRLLAYEDNTAGGLMTTEPVILGPETPIAAALAHVRRQDLTPALASMVFVTRPPLETPTGRFIGVVHLQRMLREPPHEPIGSIVDTDIEAIEVGAPLLSVTRQLATYNLLALPVVDAEKRLLGAVSVDDVLDHLLPEDWREQDDEEHGLSPAGAATPAAAGARTGGPAGRPGVTRG; encoded by the coding sequence GTGAGCAGCGTGGGCACCCGGGTCTTCGTCGCGCGCCTGGCCGGCACCACGGTCTTCGACCCCCTCGGTGACCAGGTCGGGCGCGTGCGCGACGTCGTCGTGCTCGTCCGCCCCAAGGGCGCGCCGCGAGCCGTCGGGCTCGTCGTCGAGGTGCCCGGCCGGCGGCGCGTGTTCCTCCCGCTGACGCGCGTCACGGCCATGGACCCCGGTCAGGTGATCTCGACCGGCCTGGTGAACATGCGGCGGTTCGAGCAGCGCGCGTTCGAGACGCTCGCCGTGAGCGAGCTGCTGGACCGCACCGTCGACCTGGTGGACGGCAGCGGGGCGGCGACGGTCGAGGACGTGGCGCTGGAGCTGCAGCGCGGCGGGGACTGGCTGGTCAGCAAGCTGTTCGTGCGGCGCGTCGTCGCCGGGCACCGTGGCCTGCTGCGACGCCGCGGCGAGACGCAGCTCGTGGCGGTCGAGGAGGTCACCGGCCTCGCGCGGGCGGCGGGCCAGCAGGGCGCGGACCTCCTGCTCGCGCAGTACGAGGACCTCAAGCCGGCCGACCTGGCCGACGTGCTGCACGACCTGGGCACCACGCGCCGCCTCGAGGTCGCCACGGCGCTCGACAACGAGCGGCTGGCCGACGTCCTCGAGGAGCTCCCGGAGGACGACCAGGTCGCGATCCTGCAGGGCCTCGAGCTCGGCCGCGCCGCCGACGTCCTCGAGGCGATGCAGCCCGACGACGCCGCCGACCTCCTGGGCGAGCTGCCCGACGACCAGGCGGCCGAGCTGCTGGGGCTCATGGAGCCCGAGGAGGCCAAGGACGTCCGGCGGCTGCTGGCCTACGAGGACAACACCGCGGGCGGTCTGATGACCACCGAGCCCGTCATCCTCGGCCCCGAGACGCCCATCGCCGCCGCGCTCGCGCACGTCCGGCGGCAGGACCTCACGCCCGCGCTGGCCTCGATGGTGTTCGTCACGCGGCCGCCGCTCGAGACGCCGACCGGGCGGTTCATCGGGGTCGTGCACCTGCAGCGGATGCTCCGCGAGCCTCCGCACGAGCCGATCGGGTCGATCGTCGACACCGACATCGAGGCGATCGAGGTGGGCGCGCCGCTGCTGTCGGTCACGCGTCAGCTCGCCACGTACAACCTCCTGGCGCTGCCCGTCGTCGACGCGGAGAAGCGCCTGCTCGGGGCGGTGTCGGTGGACGACGTGCTGGACCACCTGCTGCCCGAGGACTGGCGCGAGCAGGACGACGAGGAGCACGGGCTGTCCCCCGCGGGCGCCGCCACCCCCGCGGCGGCCGGTGCCCGGACGGGCGGGCCGGCCGGTCGGCCGGGGGTGACCCGTGGCTGA
- a CDS encoding glycoside hydrolase family 55 protein, whose protein sequence is MPHHSPAPAPVPAPVPAPAPARAPSRRRRRTGLAGLVALALVVGAAASPAAAGRGHQPPAPDLGANVVVFDPSMPVADIQARVDAIHAQQVDAEMGTARYSLLFLPGEYGTAEQPLQMKVGYYTEVAGLGASPSDVVVHGKIETYNRCLSDDPDNPNCLALVNFWRTLSNLTIDIDAAGQDGCRASANFWAVSQAVSVRRVDVRADEGDPGFSLMDYCTAGPQYASGGFIADSRFGDVVNGSQQQWLTRNSEVRSWSNGVWNQVFSGVEGAPDDAAFPDPPYTTLDTTPVSREKPYLYVDDHGRWNVRVPSAAQGTRGITWADGMTPGRSVPLRSFYVARPGDSVARINLELARGKNLLLTPGVYDVASTITAWRPGTVVLGLGHATLTSVRGSVPLFVADVPGIVVAGVTVDAGPTKSPVLLKVGLRLGGHDWGARSRKDPITLSDVYFRVGGPHRGSTDVALEINADDVVVDHTWVWRADHGVEGFTEGVNGDTERWRTNIGRTGVVVNGDDVTATGLFVEHFQQHNLVWNGDGGRVVLFQNELPYDPPTQADWTRPDGTLGWAGYKVGDAVRTHQLWGGGVYVFNQNNPSIVTERGFEVPERPGVRLTHVMTVNLSAGTIRHVVNDTGDQVDDTAVGVPSFVAQYP, encoded by the coding sequence GTGCCCCACCACAGCCCTGCCCCCGCGCCTGTCCCCGCGCCTGTCCCCGCACCAGCGCCCGCCCGTGCGCCGAGCCGCCGCCGGCGGCGCACCGGCCTCGCCGGCCTCGTCGCGCTCGCGCTCGTCGTCGGCGCCGCCGCGTCGCCCGCGGCCGCCGGCCGCGGCCACCAGCCCCCCGCGCCCGACCTGGGCGCCAACGTCGTCGTGTTCGACCCGAGCATGCCGGTGGCGGACATCCAGGCCCGGGTCGACGCGATCCACGCCCAGCAGGTCGACGCCGAGATGGGGACCGCTCGGTACAGCCTGCTGTTCCTGCCCGGCGAGTACGGCACCGCCGAGCAGCCGCTGCAGATGAAGGTCGGCTACTACACCGAGGTCGCCGGCCTCGGCGCGTCGCCGTCCGACGTCGTCGTGCACGGCAAGATCGAGACCTACAACCGCTGCCTGTCCGACGACCCGGACAACCCGAACTGCCTCGCGCTCGTGAACTTCTGGCGCACGCTGTCGAACCTCACGATCGACATCGACGCGGCCGGTCAGGACGGCTGCCGCGCGTCGGCGAACTTCTGGGCGGTCTCGCAGGCGGTCTCGGTGCGTCGCGTCGACGTCCGGGCCGACGAGGGCGACCCCGGCTTCTCGCTCATGGACTACTGCACCGCGGGACCGCAGTACGCGAGCGGCGGCTTCATCGCCGACTCGCGGTTCGGGGACGTCGTCAACGGCTCGCAGCAGCAGTGGCTGACCCGCAACAGCGAGGTCCGCAGCTGGTCCAACGGCGTGTGGAACCAGGTCTTCTCCGGCGTCGAGGGCGCACCCGACGACGCCGCCTTCCCCGACCCGCCCTACACGACGCTCGACACGACCCCGGTGAGCCGGGAGAAGCCCTACCTGTACGTGGACGACCACGGCAGGTGGAACGTGCGCGTCCCCTCGGCGGCTCAGGGCACCCGCGGGATCACGTGGGCCGACGGCATGACGCCCGGACGCTCCGTCCCGCTGCGGAGCTTCTACGTCGCCCGGCCGGGCGACTCCGTGGCGCGCATCAACCTCGAGCTCGCGCGCGGCAAGAACCTGCTGCTCACCCCCGGCGTGTACGACGTGGCGTCGACGATCACGGCGTGGCGCCCGGGCACCGTGGTGCTCGGCCTCGGGCACGCGACGCTCACCTCCGTCCGCGGGTCCGTGCCGCTGTTCGTCGCCGACGTGCCCGGCATCGTCGTCGCGGGCGTCACGGTGGACGCGGGTCCGACGAAGTCGCCCGTGCTGCTCAAGGTCGGCCTGCGGCTCGGCGGCCACGACTGGGGCGCCCGCAGCCGCAAGGACCCGATCACGCTGAGCGACGTGTACTTCCGCGTGGGCGGCCCGCACCGCGGCAGCACGGACGTGGCGCTCGAGATCAACGCCGACGACGTCGTCGTGGACCACACGTGGGTCTGGCGCGCGGACCACGGCGTCGAGGGCTTCACGGAGGGCGTCAACGGCGACACCGAGCGCTGGCGCACCAACATCGGGCGCACGGGCGTCGTCGTGAACGGCGACGACGTGACGGCGACCGGGCTGTTCGTGGAGCACTTCCAGCAGCACAACCTGGTCTGGAACGGGGACGGCGGCCGCGTCGTGCTGTTCCAGAACGAGCTGCCCTACGACCCGCCGACGCAGGCGGACTGGACGCGGCCCGACGGCACGCTCGGCTGGGCCGGCTACAAGGTCGGCGACGCGGTGCGCACGCACCAGCTGTGGGGCGGCGGGGTGTACGTGTTCAACCAGAACAACCCGTCGATCGTCACCGAGCGCGGGTTCGAGGTGCCGGAGCGTCCCGGCGTCCGGCTCACGCACGTCATGACCGTCAACCTCAGCGCCGGGACCATCCGGCACGTCGTCAACGACACGGGTGACCAGGTCGACGACACCGCGGTCGGGGTGCCGTCGTTCGTCGCGCAGTACCCGTGA
- a CDS encoding siderophore-interacting protein encodes MTRSSTLVKPESARMLRATVLRRELVSPSMVRITAGGPGLDALTPLGFDQWFRMLVPRPGQEELRLPPDLTLRGYLRYATMNAATRPLLRNYTFRAIRPGEIDIDLVVHPAADPSAFSAAAWAQRCEIGSPLGVLDEGIMFAAPPRAESLLLVADESGLPAVAGVLAALPRDARGLALVEVPTPEDVQDLEAPEGVEVRWLPRHEPTGAAHDEHAVPGRLAAAAAASCTWPEGRPYAFVVGETGMTAAVRRHLVTERGLAKTDVAFCGYWKHGAKPAR; translated from the coding sequence ATGACCCGCAGCTCGACACTGGTCAAGCCCGAGAGCGCGCGGATGCTGCGCGCCACCGTCCTGCGCCGCGAGCTGGTCTCGCCGTCGATGGTCCGGATCACGGCGGGCGGCCCCGGGCTCGACGCGCTGACGCCGCTGGGCTTCGACCAGTGGTTCCGCATGCTCGTCCCGCGGCCGGGCCAGGAGGAGCTCCGCCTGCCGCCGGACCTGACCCTGCGGGGCTACCTGCGCTACGCGACGATGAACGCCGCGACCCGCCCGCTGCTGCGCAACTACACCTTCCGCGCGATCCGGCCGGGCGAGATCGACATCGACCTGGTGGTGCACCCCGCGGCGGACCCCTCCGCGTTCAGCGCCGCGGCGTGGGCGCAGCGGTGCGAGATCGGCAGCCCGCTGGGGGTGCTCGACGAGGGCATCATGTTCGCCGCCCCGCCGCGGGCCGAGTCCCTGCTCCTCGTCGCCGACGAGTCCGGGCTGCCGGCGGTCGCCGGCGTGCTGGCCGCGCTCCCCCGCGACGCGCGAGGCCTCGCGCTCGTCGAGGTGCCGACGCCCGAGGACGTCCAGGACCTCGAGGCACCCGAGGGCGTCGAGGTGCGGTGGCTCCCGCGCCACGAGCCGACAGGCGCCGCCCACGACGAGCACGCGGTGCCCGGCCGGCTCGCGGCGGCGGCCGCCGCGTCGTGCACGTGGCCCGAGGGGCGGCCGTACGCGTTCGTCGTCGGCGAGACCGGCATGACCGCCGCCGTCCGACGCCACCTGGTCACCGAGCGTGGCCTGGCGAAGACCGACGTCGCCTTCTGCGGCTACTGGAAGCACGGCGCCAAGCCGGCCCGCTGA
- a CDS encoding general stress protein, which produces MSFSGQSRIPRTPTPPQGETVARYDTYVEAQRAVDHLADKSFPVQMVTIVGADLRMVERVTGRLSYPRAALGGFVSGAWFGLFVGLLLTLFSEPGGSSPLLAAILIGGAFGLLFSVLTYSLSRGRRDFTSSSQIVASSYAVLCRAEKAHQARQLLGEVGGVTQGWPERVAPAAPAVPTASPAVPPAAPPTTVPAAPPTTVPAAQPAARPGTSTPTDRPGQGGPPAAPVVDAPVVDEPVVDAPVVDGPVQDAPPAEPR; this is translated from the coding sequence ATGTCGTTCTCCGGCCAGTCCCGCATCCCGCGCACGCCGACGCCGCCCCAGGGCGAGACCGTCGCGCGCTACGACACCTACGTCGAGGCGCAGCGCGCGGTCGACCACCTCGCGGACAAGTCCTTCCCCGTGCAGATGGTCACGATCGTCGGAGCGGACCTGCGCATGGTCGAGCGCGTCACCGGCCGGCTGTCCTACCCGCGCGCCGCGCTCGGCGGCTTCGTGTCGGGCGCGTGGTTCGGCCTCTTCGTCGGACTGCTGCTCACGCTGTTCTCCGAGCCCGGCGGCTCCAGCCCGCTGCTCGCGGCGATCCTCATCGGCGGCGCGTTCGGGCTGCTCTTCTCGGTGCTGACCTACTCGCTGTCCCGCGGGCGGCGGGACTTCACCTCGTCGAGCCAGATCGTCGCCTCGTCGTACGCCGTGCTCTGCCGGGCCGAGAAGGCGCACCAGGCCCGCCAGCTGCTCGGCGAGGTCGGCGGCGTCACGCAGGGGTGGCCCGAGCGGGTCGCCCCGGCCGCTCCGGCCGTCCCGACGGCGTCGCCCGCGGTCCCCCCGGCGGCTCCGCCGACGACGGTTCCCGCGGCTCCGCCGACGACGGTTCCCGCGGCTCAGCCGGCCGCGCGCCCGGGGACGAGCACGCCGACCGACCGGCCCGGGCAGGGCGGCCCGCCCGCCGCACCCGTGGTCGACGCACCCGTGGTCGACGAACCCGTGGTCGACGCACCCGTGGTCGACGGCCCGGTGCAGGACGCCCCGCCGGCGGAGCCGCGCTGA
- a CDS encoding aminopeptidase P family protein — MDDETGSTIDEGTAGAGDATWHEDQPLEERGSNRSQRPGSATFLEFVTSGWAPRPASQVTRSGAADFTAARRSALSARFRGRRLVVPAGTFKVRSNDTDYRFRPHSAFAHLTGLGVEQEPDAVLVLHPVEDGAGDDGSAHHAVLYIRPLAGRDTSEFFSDSRYGEFWVGARPTLEDLEELTGISTAHVDDLRDAVAKDVGEGGVQLLVVPDVDPAVEAVIEEIRAQEAGRGAEQADRDEHLVEALSELRLVKDAFEVEQMRLAVATTIEGFEKVVRALPAAQEHARGERVVEGTFVGHARQEGNAVGYETIAAAGEHATTLHWIDNDGQVRAGELLLLDAGVEVDSLYTADITRTLPVDGTFTDVQRRVYQAVLDAADAAFAAAVPGARFRDVHAAAMEVIAARLEEWGLLPVTAAESLQPDNQHHRRWMVHGTSHHLGIDVHDCAQARAELYLDGVLEPGMVFTIEPGLYFKSDDLLVPQEYRGIGVRIEDDVLVTADGNENLSAALPRDPDAVEAWMAGLLDG; from the coding sequence ATGGACGACGAGACGGGCAGCACCATCGACGAGGGCACGGCCGGCGCGGGAGACGCGACGTGGCACGAGGACCAGCCGCTGGAGGAGCGCGGGTCCAACCGCTCGCAGCGGCCCGGCTCCGCGACGTTCCTGGAGTTCGTGACGTCCGGATGGGCGCCACGGCCCGCGTCGCAGGTCACGCGGTCCGGCGCCGCCGACTTCACGGCCGCGCGCCGCAGCGCGCTGTCGGCGCGGTTCCGGGGGCGCCGGCTCGTCGTCCCCGCGGGCACGTTCAAGGTCCGGTCCAACGACACCGACTACCGCTTCCGCCCGCACTCGGCGTTCGCGCACCTCACCGGTCTCGGCGTCGAGCAGGAGCCCGACGCGGTCCTGGTCCTGCACCCCGTCGAGGACGGCGCCGGCGACGACGGCAGCGCGCACCACGCGGTCCTCTACATCCGGCCGCTGGCGGGCCGGGACACGAGCGAGTTCTTCTCCGACTCGCGGTACGGCGAGTTCTGGGTGGGCGCTCGTCCGACGCTCGAGGACCTCGAGGAGCTCACGGGCATCTCCACGGCGCACGTCGACGACCTGCGGGACGCCGTGGCCAAGGACGTCGGCGAGGGCGGCGTCCAGCTGCTCGTGGTGCCCGACGTCGACCCCGCGGTCGAGGCGGTCATCGAGGAGATCCGTGCGCAGGAGGCCGGGCGCGGCGCCGAGCAGGCGGACCGCGACGAGCACCTGGTCGAGGCCCTCTCGGAGCTCCGGCTGGTCAAGGACGCGTTCGAGGTCGAGCAGATGCGGCTCGCGGTGGCGACCACGATCGAGGGCTTCGAGAAGGTCGTGCGTGCTCTGCCCGCCGCGCAGGAGCACGCGCGCGGCGAGCGGGTGGTCGAGGGCACCTTCGTCGGGCACGCGCGGCAGGAGGGCAACGCGGTCGGGTACGAGACGATCGCCGCCGCCGGCGAGCACGCGACGACGCTGCACTGGATCGACAACGACGGCCAGGTCCGCGCGGGCGAGCTGCTGCTGCTCGACGCGGGCGTCGAGGTCGACTCGCTCTACACCGCGGACATCACGCGCACCCTGCCCGTCGACGGGACGTTCACCGACGTCCAGCGGCGCGTCTACCAGGCGGTGCTCGACGCCGCGGACGCCGCCTTCGCCGCCGCGGTGCCGGGCGCGCGGTTCCGTGACGTGCACGCGGCCGCGATGGAGGTCATCGCCGCCCGGCTCGAGGAGTGGGGTCTGCTCCCGGTCACCGCCGCGGAGTCCCTGCAGCCGGACAACCAGCACCACCGTCGGTGGATGGTCCACGGCACGAGCCACCACCTGGGCATCGACGTCCACGACTGCGCGCAGGCGCGGGCCGAGCTCTACCTCGACGGCGTGCTGGAGCCGGGCATGGTGTTCACCATCGAGCCCGGTCTGTACTTCAAGTCCGACGACCTCCTGGTGCCGCAGGAGTACCGCGGCATCGGGGTGCGCATCGAGGACGACGTCCTGGTCACCGCCGACGGCAACGAGAACCTGTCCGCCGCGCTGCCCCGGGACCCGGACGCCGTCGAGGCGTGGATGGCCGGCCTGCTGGACGGCTGA
- a CDS encoding PHP domain-containing protein: protein MRIDLHAHSSASDGTEAPADVVAAAWRAGLDVLALTDHDTTVGWPAAAEAAGRAGIALVRGTEVSARWRGVSVHLLSYLQDPEHPALARELARTREARVARARAMVDLLAADHPITWQDVLAESDDAVTVGRPHIADALVARGVVPDRDAAFRHLLRADGPYHVPHYAPDAGAAVAAIVESGGVPVFAHPGADARGRVVPDETFDELAAAGLVGLEVRHRDHGPEQRARLGAIAERLGLLVTGGSDYHGAGKANRLGENLTDPAALAEIEARGASEVIR from the coding sequence GTGCGCATCGATCTGCACGCCCACTCGTCGGCGTCCGACGGGACCGAGGCGCCCGCCGACGTCGTGGCCGCCGCCTGGCGTGCGGGCCTCGACGTCCTCGCGCTGACCGACCACGACACGACCGTCGGCTGGCCCGCCGCGGCCGAGGCGGCGGGCCGTGCCGGCATCGCGCTCGTGCGCGGCACGGAGGTGTCCGCGCGCTGGCGGGGTGTCAGCGTGCACCTGCTCAGCTACCTGCAGGACCCGGAGCACCCGGCGCTCGCCCGCGAGCTCGCCCGGACCCGCGAGGCGCGCGTGGCCCGGGCCCGCGCGATGGTCGACCTGCTCGCGGCCGACCACCCGATCACGTGGCAGGACGTCCTCGCGGAGTCCGACGACGCCGTGACCGTCGGTCGCCCGCACATCGCCGACGCGCTCGTCGCCCGCGGCGTCGTGCCCGACCGCGACGCCGCGTTCCGGCACCTGCTGCGCGCCGACGGGCCGTACCACGTCCCGCACTACGCCCCCGACGCCGGGGCGGCGGTCGCCGCGATCGTCGAGTCGGGCGGGGTGCCCGTGTTCGCGCACCCCGGTGCGGACGCGCGCGGTCGCGTCGTGCCCGACGAGACGTTCGACGAGCTCGCCGCGGCCGGCCTCGTCGGGCTCGAGGTGCGGCACCGCGACCACGGGCCCGAGCAGCGCGCGCGCCTCGGCGCGATCGCCGAGCGGCTCGGCCTGCTGGTGACCGGCGGCAGCGACTACCACGGTGCCGGCAAGGCCAACCGGTTGGGGGAGAATCTGACCGACCCCGCCGCCCTGGCGGAGATCGAGGCGCGCGGAGCGAGCGAGGTGATCAGGTGA
- a CDS encoding MarC family protein, which produces MTEVLDPRLLGSVFITLFVIMDPPGTVPIFLGLTGAMTRKQRNKAAWQAVAVALGVIVSFAIFGQSILSYMHISLAALQASGGLLLLLVAMELLTGKMEETQPSANAKVNVALVPLGTPLLAGPGAIVATMVFVKQADGSAADWVSISLAIVAVHVCLYLAMRFANLIHRVLKDSGTILVTRIAGLLLAAIAVQLIADAVTEFIQTA; this is translated from the coding sequence GTGACCGAGGTCCTCGACCCGCGCCTGCTCGGCTCGGTGTTCATCACGCTCTTCGTGATCATGGACCCGCCCGGAACCGTGCCCATCTTCCTGGGCCTGACCGGTGCCATGACGCGCAAGCAGCGCAACAAGGCGGCCTGGCAGGCGGTCGCCGTCGCGCTCGGTGTGATCGTGTCCTTCGCGATCTTCGGCCAGTCGATCCTGTCCTACATGCACATCTCGCTCGCGGCGCTGCAGGCCTCGGGCGGGCTGCTGCTCCTGCTGGTCGCCATGGAGCTCCTCACCGGCAAGATGGAGGAGACGCAGCCGTCGGCCAACGCGAAGGTCAACGTCGCCCTGGTGCCGCTGGGGACGCCGCTGCTCGCCGGACCGGGCGCGATCGTGGCGACCATGGTGTTCGTCAAGCAGGCGGACGGCTCGGCCGCGGACTGGGTGTCGATCTCGCTCGCGATCGTCGCGGTGCACGTGTGCCTCTACCTCGCGATGCGCTTCGCCAACCTCATCCACCGCGTGCTCAAGGACTCGGGCACGATCCTGGTGACGCGGATCGCGGGCCTCCTGCTCGCGGCGATCGCCGTGCAGCTCATCGCCGACGCGGTCACCGAGTTCATCCAGACCGCCTGA